From Drosophila virilis strain 15010-1051.87 chromosome X, Dvir_AGI_RSII-ME, whole genome shotgun sequence, the proteins below share one genomic window:
- the G9a gene encoding uncharacterized protein G9a, whose product MTDIAELLNSMSSKFNSDCATSTAEGGTLLNLDLAEDKTLKWRNLAHNQFACKDKDKKQCHKSDELHEKQQEAQQQQHQQQQQQQQQSPPKLDAAVKCEAEAADGAQQLPQGQTQSQSQASDADVDADADGDGEANVDRAEIPKQIASTVAAAAAAATATTVTVTGETPVKEVAAAAAVATTSPSPPSNETTAAAATTADNKNGNDDDVAECAAEAAEVAAVDDDNAAAATEEEEEEAAAAAAAAAVKLEQEACKSAAAVAELATPSAHISIATAAETTKTTTTTTTGEGIKTETEMETANATAKEELREEQQQLQQPLQEQTLTAQCAPSADAAEAEATDEVKLSVTVAASSATASPVPAAAPAPAAPLVVNSAANSSSSIGSSSENFDVAADATDSTSMNAVAASDDVAAPIAAAAAAATTAQASADKNEQNASMRRLRRTPRPTDTPTPTPSAADEPTSPMPTPEEEPQATGSQEQVMPAENNELASDVKKEPEKAAGCGDMEANAANAPPAPKRGRGRAKKIKPETDAALEPAGTVMELASAALPLAQPLLGQEEAASPQPAAAVERKAGRKRKPPEEELPTDFTTALVIKTEQDDEAGALAPAPSSDGKRMRRSVRLGNRLDQANAWTDDVKTEPLVPAVSELPVQQPPPPPPPPQSAAAAAAAVEQLSAAAVTLDEKTPPKKRGRKAKIPVQPLPPPASRADSAAQTVLLAAGSGSAGIAIVALSNGNKRAATTANLALASTSAATSSSAMEQQQQQLPKRSKRRIKPTTKILENDELRCEFETKHIERMTHWESTADGDALHFETPLQSCSAGGGGGGSNSSTSRQKSDKSDGGSGLEQHPAGTNAIKKRLFSKAQRDIDNSDAALLAKSQLRPCPNFEQFLSDVKAAKLNANRSPEERKLNKKQLRKLAKQKEKHLKHLGLRRNNSEEASDNDSSNTDNEEFVPTTRVQVGKPSVTLRLRNASKEPAAQKQQTPPPPPPAVPPKLTRRVAVRGNNATTAAAAAAAAAAAAAAAAGAATTLEHGQLHRLNSAILAATDASDAIASTSAAAAAAAAAASGSGSGSSSAAVKFICLCQRGSQYYARNAPDTSYCCGIDNIDEQKIGCCNELAAEVHNLLRPSQRVGYMILCDEHKKRLQSHNCCAGCGIFCTQGKFVLCKQQHFFHPDCAQRFILNSPYDAQQAQNAGGPGGNYASPLLVLKCPHCGLDTPERTSTVTMKCQTLPVFLPAQKTKIKPAKLTTSAHLTQFANAASSSTAGGPKAAGSTAGGGSSSAKPTAGGRGKAATAAGSYSGKSSGARGKGTAAAAGQALNIINFEQLIPESVMNVVLRDRIVSSSGRVTTEFNSRDMYYAVQNDDLERVAEILAADYNVLTRMREFLNGTCLHLVAHSGTLQMAYLLLCKGASSQDFVNIVDSELRTALMCAVMNEKCDMLNLFLQCGADVAIKGPDGMTSLHIAAKLGNLEAAQLIVDSYRGSRNIANFLSFINAQDEGGWTAMVWAAELGHTDIVSLLINHGADPNICDNDNNTVLHWSTLHNDGLETITVLLQAGADCNVQNVEGDTPLHIACRHSVTRMCIALIANGADLMIKNKAEQLPFDCIPNEDSECGRTVGFNMQMRSFRPQGLRTRVVCADASNGREARPIQAVRNELTMSEHEDEADALMWPDFKYINKCIILQNSVQIDRRVSQMRICSCLDSCSSDQCQCNGASSQNWYTAESRLNCDFNYDDPAVIFECNDVCGCNQLSCKNRVVQNGTRTPLQIVECEDPAKGWGVRALANVPKGTFVASYTGEILTAPEADRRTDDSYYFDLDNGHCIDANYYGNISRFFNHSCEPNILPVRVFYEHQDYRFPKIAFFACRDIDAGEEICYDYGEKFWRADQRISGGGCKCLTASCKYSQHTFSLSGSPAAAIAAEEASGGQTTAQEQHFIDPLI is encoded by the exons atgACGGACATTGCGGAGCTGTTAAACAGCATGTCGAGCAAATTTAACAGCGACTGCGCCACCAGCACCGCCGAGGGCGGCACGCTGCTAAACTTGGACCTGGCCGAGGATAAGACGCTGAAGTGGCGCAATTTGGCCCATAATCAGTTTGCTTGTAAGGACAAGGATAAAAAGCAATGTCACAAGAGCGACGAATTGCACGAGAAGCAACAggaggcgcagcagcagcaacatcagcagcaacaacaacaacaacaacagtcgccACCGAAGCTCGATGCGGCAGTCAAATGCGAGGCGGAAGCTGCAGACGGCGCCCAGCAACTACCTCAAGGCCAGACCCAAAGCCAAAGTCAGGCTAGcgacgctgacgtcgacgccgatgccgacggcgacggcgaagCTAACGTCGACCGTGCAGAAATACCCAAACAAATTGCGTCGacggtggcggcggcagcagcagcagcaacagcaacaacagtgaCAGTGACTGGCGAGACGCCAGTAAAAgaagtcgcagcagcagcagcagtggcgacgacgtcgccgtcgccgccgtcTAACGAAacgacggcagcggcagcgacaacagcCGACAATAAAAACGGTAATGACGATGACGTTGCCGAGTGCGCAGCCGAAGCAGCTGAAGTAGCGGCAGTCGACGATGACAATGCTGCTGCCgcaacagaagaagaagaagaagaggcggcagcagcagcagcagcagcggcagtcaAATTGGAGCAGGAAGCGTGCAAAAGCGCAGCAGCTGTGGCCGAACTGGCCACGCCGTCTGCGCACATTTccatagcaacagcagcagaaacaacaaaaacaactacaacaacaacaacaggcgaAGGCATAAAGACTGAAACTGAGATGGAAACCGCAAATGCAACAGCCAAAGAGGAGCTTCGAgaggaacagcaacagctacagcagccgctgcaggaGCAAACGCTGACTGCGCAGTGCGCACCAAGCGCAGacgcagcagaagcagaagcaacagACGAGGTCAAATTGTCGGTTACAGTCGCAGCATCATCGGCAACGGCATCCCcagtgccagcagcagcgccagcgccagccgCTCCACTTGTTGTCAATTCTGCTGCCAATAGTAGTAGTAgcatcggcagcagcagcgaaaatTTCGACGTCGCCGCTGACGCAACAGATTCGACTTCGATGAATGCGGTTGCTGCTAGCGACGACGTCGCAGCtccaatagcagcagcagcagcagcagcaacaacagcgcaaGCCAGTGCTGATAAAAAC GAACAAAATGCGTCGATGCGTCGCCTGCGCCGCACGCCGCGGCCCACAGACACGCCCACGCCAACGCCCTCGGCTGCAGATGAGCCAACGTCGCCGATGCCGACGCCAGAGGAGGAGCCGCAGGCAACGGGCAGCCAGGAGCAAGTGATGCCCGCGGAGAACAACGAACTGGCCAGCGATGTTAAAAAGGAGCCGGAAAAAGCGGCTGGCTGCGGCGACATGGAGgcaaatgcagcaaatgcGCCGCCAGCACCAAAACGCGGACGCGGACGTGCCAAAAAGATAAAGCCCGAAACGGATGCAGCTCTGGAGCCGGCCGGTACGGTTATGGAGCTGGCGAGCGCGGCGTTGCCTCTGGCCCAGCCGCTGCTTGGCCAGGAGGAGGCTGCCTCGCCACAGCCGGCGGCTGCAGTGGAGCGCAAAGCGGGCCGCAAGCGCAAGCCGCCCGAGGAGGAGCTGCCAACGGACTTCACAACGGCGCTGGTCATCAAAACCGAACAGGACGATGAGGCCGGCGCATTGGCCCCAGCGCCCAGCAGCGATGGCAAAAGAATGCGACGCAGCGTCCGACTCGGCAATCGTTTGGATCAGGCTAACGCCTGGACGGATGACGTGAAAACCGAGCCGCTGGTGCCGGCCGTCAGTGAGCTGCCGGTGCAGCAGcccccgccgccgccgccgccaccgcagtctgcagcagctgcagctgcagctgttgagCAGCTATCGGCGGCTGCGGTCACGCTGGACGAGAAGACGCCGCCCAAGAAGCGTGGACGGAAGGCAAAGATACCagtgcagccgctgccgccgccggcgaGTCGAGCGGATTCAGCGGCACAAACTGTGCTCCTTGCGGCTGGCAGCGGGAGTGCAGGCATTGCCATTGTGGCGCTCTCCAATGGCAACAAGCGCGCCGCGACAACAGCAAATCTGGCGCTGGCAAGCACTTCGGCTGCAACTTCGAGCAGCGcgatggagcagcagcagcaacagctgcccaAGCGCTCGAAGCGGCGCATCAAGCCCACAACGAAAATACTGGAGAACGATGAGCTGCGCTGCGAGTTCGAGACGAAGCACATCGAGCGCATGACACACTGGGAGTCAACGGCCGACGGGGATGCCCTCCACTTTGAGACGCCGCTGCAGTCCTGCAGTgctggaggcggcggcggcggctcgAACTCATCGACATCGCGTCAGAAGAGCGACAAATCGGATGGCGGTAGCGGACTGGAACAGCATCCGGCGGGCACGAACGCCATCAAGAAGCGTCTGTTCTCCAAAGCGCAACGTGACATTGACAATTCGGACGCAGCGCTGCTGGCGAAGAGTCAACTGCGTCCCTGTCCCAATTTTGAGCAATTCCTGAGCGACGTCAAAGCGGCCAAACTGAATGCCAATCGCTCGCCCGAGGAGCGCAAACTGAACAAGAAGCAGCTGCGCAAGCTGGCCAAGCAAAAGGAGAAGCATCTCAAGCATCTGGGTCTGCGGCGCAACAACAGCGAGGAGGCCAGCGACAACGACAGCTCCAACACGGACAACGAGGAGTTCGTGCCGACCACGCGTGTTCAGGTGGGCAAGCCGAGCGTCACGCTGCGTCTGCGCAATGCCTCGAAAGAGCCCGCTGCACAGAAGCAGCAGACGcccccgccgccgccgccagctgTGCCGCCCAAGCTGACGCGACGTGTGGCCGTGCGCGGCAACAatgcgacaacagcagcagcagcagcagcagcagcagcagcggcggcggcagcggcagcgggagCTGCCACAACGCTGGAGCATGGCCAGCTGCATAGGCTGAACAGTGCCATTCTGGCGGCCACAGATGCCAGCGATGCCATTGCCAGCACctcagctgctgcggctgcggctgctgctgctgcttccggTTCCGGTTCCGGCTCCTCCTCGGCTGCCGTCAAGTTTATTTGCCTGTGCCAGCGCGGCTCACAATACTATGCCCGGAATGCGCCGGATACCTCATATTGCTGCGGCATCGACAACATCGATGAGCAGAAGATTGGCTGCTGCAACGAACTGGCCGCCGAGGTGCACAATCTGCTGCGTCCCAGCCAGCGTGTCGGCTATATGATACTCTGCGATGAGCACAAGAAGCGCTTGCAATCGCACAATTGCTGTGCCGGCTGTGGCATATTCTGCACACAG GGCAAATTTGTGCTGtgcaagcagcagcatttcTTTCATCCGGATTGCGCGCAACGCTTCATACTCAATAGTCCATATGATGCACAACAGGCACAGAATGCCGGCGGCCCTGGCGGCAACTATGCCAGCCCCCTGCTGGTGCTCAAGTGTCCGCACTGCGGCCTGGACACGCCGGAGCGCACCTCAACGGTCACCATGAAATGCCAAACCTTGCCGGTCTTTCTGCCCGCACAGAAGACCAAAAT CAAACCCGCCAAGTTGACCACCTCCGCGCATTTGACGCAGTTCGCCAATGCAGCTAGCAGCAGCACAGCTGGCGGACCAAAGGCAGCCGGCAGCACAGCTGGCGGAGGCAGCAGCTCCGCCAAGCCGACAGCTGGTGGACGCGGCAAGGCGGCAACGGCCGCCGGCAGCTACAGCGGCAAGTCGAGTGGAGCACGCGGCAAGGgaacggctgctgctgctggtcaggCACTGAACATCATTAACTTTGAGCAGCTGATACCCGAGTCGGTGATGAATGTGGTGCTGCGTGATCGGATCGTCTCGTCCAGCGGTCGGGTGACCACCGAGTTCAATTCGCGCGACATGTACTACGCCGTGCAGAACGATGATCTGGAGCGTGTTGCCGAGATTCTCG CTGCCGACTACAATGTGCTGACGCGTATGCGTGAATTCCTAAATGGCACCTGCCTGCATCTGGTGGCCCATTCGGGCACTCTGCAAATGGCCTATCTGCTGCTCTGCAAGGGCGCCAGCTCGCAGGACTTTGTCAACATTGTCGACAGCGAATTGCGCACGGCTCTCATGTGCGCCGTCATGAATGAGAAATGCGACATGCTTAATCTGTTCCTGCAATGTGGCGCCGATGTGGCCATTAAG GGCCCCGATGGCATGACGAGTCTTCATATTGCCGCAAAACTGGGCAATCTGGAGGCTGCCCAATTAATTGTGGACAGTTATCGCGGCTCGCGCAACATTGCCAACTTTCTGAGCTTTATCAATGCCCAGGATGAGGGAGGCTGGACGGCCATGGTCTGGGCAGCTGAGCTGGGGCACACGGATATCGTTAG CCTGTTGATCAATCACGGCGCAGATCCGAATATATgcgacaatgacaacaacacgGTGCTGCATTGGTCCACGCTGCACAACGACGGCCTAGAGACGATAACAGTGCTGTTGCAGGCGGGCGCCGATTGCAATGTACAGAATGTGGAGGGCGATACGCCGCT ACACATTGCTTGCCGGCATTCGGTGACGCGCATGTGCATAGCCTTGATAGCGAACGGTGCCGATCTGATGATCAAGAACAAGGCGGAGCAGTTGCCCTTTGATTGCATACCCAACGAGGATTCGGAATGCGGACGCACCGTTGGCTTTAACATGCAGATGCGCAGCTTTCGGCCGCAGGGACTGCGCACTCGGGTGGTCTGTGCTGATGCCTCCAACGGACGCGAGGCGCGTCCCATACAGGCGGTACGCAACGAGCTGACCATGTCGGAGCATGAGGACGAGGCCGATGCGCTCATGTGGCCGGATTTCAAGTACATTAACAAGTGCATTATACTGCAGAATTCGGTGCAAATCGATCGACGCGTCTCCCAGATGCGCATCTGCTCGTGCTtggacagctgcagcagcgatCAGTGCCAGTGCAATGGCGCCTCATCCCAAAACTGGTATACGGCCGAGAGCCGTTTGAATTGTGACTTCAACTACGATGATCCGGCTGTCATATTTGAATGCAACGATGTCTGCGGCTGCAATCAG TTATCCTGCAAGAATCGCGTCGTGCAGAACGGCACGCGGACGCCGCTTCAGATTGTGGAGTGTGAGGATCCGGCCAAGGGCTGGGGCGTGCGTGCGCTGGCCAATGTGCCGAAGGGCACATTTGTCGCCAGCTATACGGGCGAGATATTGACTGCACCCGAAGCGGATCGCCGCACCGACGATAGCTACTATTTTGATCTGGACAATGGGCATTGCATTGATGCCAACTATTATGGCAACATCAGTCGCTTCTTCAATCACTCGTGCGAGCCGAATATATTGCCGGTGCGCGTCTTTTACGAGCATCAGGATTATCGTTTCCCCAAAATTGCGTTCTTTGCCTGCCGCGACATCGATGCCGGAGAGGAGATCTG CTACGATTATGGAGAAAAATTCTGGCGTGCCGATCAACGTATCAGCGGAGGCGGCTGCAAGTGCCTGACGGCCTCCTGCAAATATTCGCAGCACACGTTCAGCTTGAGTGGATCGCCAGCAGCGGCAATAGCTGCCGAGGAGGCGTCTGGCGGGCAGACAACGGCACAGGAGCAGCATTTCATAGATCCCTTGATCTAG
- the cin gene encoding molybdenum cofactor synthesis protein cinnamon produces MESITFGVLTISDTCYQEPAKDRSGPRLMALIRQSFDNAQVVASVLPDERDLIQRELRKWIDRNDVRIIITTGGTGFAPRDVTPEATKPLLDKDCNQLTLAIALASLQKTKFAALSRGVCGIAGNTLVLNFPGSEKAVGECFEAVRELLPHALHLIGNNVALVQRTHAEVQGSVAALPKVLRRDHVCPHQTGAGDDVDRNSPFPMLPVHQALDTILSVVQRNNATNQQMDALLSPINIPPFRASIKDGYAMKSTGFPGTKRVVDFIAAGDKVSLHPLQEDECFKINTGAPLPEDADCVVQVEDTRLLQRDKYGEESLVDILVEPKAGQDVRSIGHDLRKGDKVFPAPDYSPVVFKSLLASVGCQLQRRKPKVAIISTGSELVAPQQPADTGKIFDSNTTMLEELLLYFGFDCMQQHVLGDDLMTITLTLSNIFDAVDFVICSGGVSMGDKDFIKPALEHLKFKVHFGRVNMKPGKPMTFASRGTKYFFGLPGNPVSAFVTFHLFALPAIRWADGWERAKCPLPIINVALLNEAIDLDARPEYVRASVSSINGQLHASVNGNQISSRLQSIVCADVLIHLPGRTATKLQARAGEIYSASVLRYDFISRYE; encoded by the exons ATGGAGTCGATTACGTTCGGAGTATTGACAA TTAGTGACACCTGTTACCAGGAGCCGGCGAAGGATCGCAGCGGACCGCGTTTGATGGCGTTAATACGCCAATCGTTTGACAATGCCCAGGTGGTTGCCAGTGTGCTGCCTGACGAGCGCGATCTGATCCAGCGTGAGTTGCGCAAATGGATCGATCGAAATGATGTGCGCATCATAATAACCACGGGGGGCACTGGCTTTGCTCCGCGAGATGTTACGCCGGAGGCAACAAAGCCCCTGCTGGATAAGGACTGCAATCAGCTAACCCTGGCCATTGCATTGGCATCGCTGCAGAAGACCAAATTTGCTGCCCTATCCCGTGGCGTTTGCGGCATTGCCGGGAATACGCTTGTGCTTAATTTTCCGGGTAGCGAGAAGGCTGTTGGCGAGTGCTTCGAGGCGGTACGCGAACTGTTGCCGCACGCTCTCCATCTGATCGGTAACAATGTGGCACTTGTTCAACGCACGCATGCCGAAGTGCAAGGCTCGGTTGCGGCGCTGCCAAAGGTGCTGAGACGTGACCATGTATGTCCGCACCAGACGGGCGCCGGCGACGATGTCGATCGCAATTCACCGTTTCCAATGCTGCCAGTGCACCAGGCCCTGGACACCATTCTCAGCGTGGTGCAGCGCAATAACGCCACAAATCAACAGATGGATGCACTCCTCTCACCTATCAACATACCGCCCTTTCGGGCGTCCATTAAGGACGGCTATGCAATGAAGTCGACCGGTTTTCCGGGCACCAAGCGTGTTGTGGATTTCATTGCTGCCGGCGACAAG GTTAGCCTACATCCGTTGCAGGAGGACGAATGCTTCAAGATCAATACGGGCGCGCCATTGCCCGAGGATGCGGACTGTGTGGTCCAGGTGGAGGATACCAGGCTGTTGCAGCGCGACAAATATGGCGAGGAAAGCCTAGTCGACATCCTGGTCGAGCCCAAAGCGGGACAGGATGTGCG TTCAATTGGGCACGATCTGCGGAAGGGCGATAAAGTGTTTCCCGCTCCCGATTACTCGCCCGTTGTCTTCAAATCGTTGCTGGCCTCCGTTGGCTGTCAGCTGCAACGGCGCAAGCCGAAAGTGGCCATTATCTCAACTGGCAGCGAGCTGGTCGCACCCCAACAGCCAGCCGACACTGGCAAAATCTTTGACTCGAATACAACCATGCTGGAGGAGCTGTTGCTCTATTTCGGCTTCGATTGCATGCAGCAGCATGTGCTCGGCGACGA CCTGATGACCATAACACTCACCCTGTCCAATATATTCGATGCTGTGGACTTTGTCATCTGCAGCGGCGGCGTCTCAATGGGCGACAAGGACTTCATTAAGCCGGCGCTGGAGCATCTCAAATTTAAAGTGCATTTCGGACGCGTCAACATGAAGCCTGG caaACCGATGACCTTCGCCAGCAGAGGCACCAAGTATTTCTTTGGCCTGCCCGGCAATCCCGTGTCCGCCTTTGTCACATTCCATCTGTTCGCACTGCCCGCCATCCGCTGGGCCGATGGCTGGGAGCGCGCCAAATGCCCCCTGCCCATTATCAATGTGGCG CTGCTCAATGAAGCCATCGATTTGGATGCACGTCCCGAATATGTGCGCGCCTCGGTGAGCAGCATCAATGGCCAGCTGCATGCCAGCGTCAATGGGAATCAG ATCAGCAGCCGGCTGCAGAGCATTGTGTGCGCCGATGTGCTCATCCATTTGCCAGGACGCACAGCAACCAAATTGCAGGCGCGTGCCGGTGAAATCTACAGCGCCTCGGTGCTGCGCTATGATTTTATCTCCAGATACGAATAA
- the LOC6633587 gene encoding cytochrome c oxidase assembly factor 6 homolog produces MSFPDKAERAKCWSTRDEYWKCLDENAPKHSSTSGEKVPIACQKMRKLFEQSCPGQWVKHFDRKRTYEQFKEKMASGYDPLVERTKAEGPAK; encoded by the coding sequence ATGAGTTTTCCCGACAAAGCGGAACGCGCCAAGTGCTGGTCCACACGTGATGAATACTGGAAGTGTCTGGATGAAAATGCGCCCAAGCACAGCTCAACAAGCGGCGAAAAGGTGCCGATTGCCTGCCAGAAAATGCGCAAACTATTTGAGCAATCCTGTCCCGGCCAGTGGGTAAAACACTTTGATCGTAAACGCACCTACGAACAATTCAAGGAGAAAATGGCATCCGGCTACGATCCGCTAGTGGAACGCACCAAGGCCGAAGGCCCTGCCAAATAA
- the LOC6633585 gene encoding uncharacterized oxidoreductase SSP0419, translating into MEPMTMLVLAFQLLALFSIAGALLIYLICKVREESQAGNGEVPPSRVVLVTSADTALGLQLCTYLANKGCRVFAGMKEARDSLPAKLLCGWMKIREYSEEPISGTIIPMRLDVTREDVLREATIAMGAHLNANERGIAAVINTSGSVYRGRVESQDVQQWEHMLKTNILGTLRVAKAFVGFLRPTRGRLLYLGGSSAGASMGGDGLVAFNASRVAVEKCAEELRKELQPYGVSIVALDTCGMTVESLYKAPVAQTMSQCPGAPTQYTADVLSASALQVIERALWDFVPQQRYTLLSHNKYQFTLPCRSSLRLHRASSESATQSV; encoded by the exons ATGGAGCCAATGACCATGTTGGTATTGGCCTTTCAGCTGCTGGCGCTCTTCTCGATCGCCGGCGCGCTGCTCATCTATCTGATATGCAAGGTGCGTGAGGAGAGCCAGGCGGGCAATGGAGAGGTGCCGCCCAGCCGTGTGGTGCTGGTGACGAGCGCCGACACGGCGCTGGGCCTGCAGCTGTGCACATATCTGGCGAACAAGGGCTGTCGCGTCTTTGCCGGCATGAAGGAGGCACGCGATTCGCTGCCCGCCAAACTGCTCTGCGGCTGGATGAAGATACGTGAATATAGCGAGGAGCCGATCAGCGGAACCATCATACCGATGCGCCTGGACGTGACACGTGAGGATGTGCTGCGCGAAGCGACCATCGCCATGGGCGCCCATCTCAACGCCAATGAACGCGGCATTGCCGCTGTCATCAATACCAGCGGCAGTGTGTATCGCGGCCGTGTCGAGTCCCAGGATGTGCAGCAATGGGAGCACATGCTCAAGACCAACATATTGGGCACGCTGCGTGTGGCCAAGGCTTTTGTCGGTTTTCTGCGTCCGACACGCGGACGTCTACTCTATTTGGGCGGCAGCAGTGCCGGCGCCAGCATGGGCGGCGATGGCCTGGTGGCATTCAATGCCTCGCGCGTCGCTGTGGAGAAGTGTGCCGAGGAGCTGCGCAAGGAACTGCAGCCATATGGTGTCAGCATTGTGGCGCTGGACACATGCGGCATGACCGTCGAGTCGCTGTACAAGGCGCCCGTTGCGCAGA CCATGTCACAGTGCCCGGGCGCACCCACCCAGTATACGGCGGATGTGCTGAGCGCCAGTGCGCTGCAGGTCATCGAGCGGGCCCTGTGGGACTTTGTGCCGCAGCAGCGCTACACGTTGCTCTCCCACAACAAGTATCAATTCACGTTGCcatgccgctcttcgctgcgCCTACATCGAGCCAGCAGCGAGTCCGCCACGCAGTCCGTCTAG